A region of the Curtobacterium flaccumfaciens pv. betae genome:
TTCGCCGTTCGTGGCGGCGTCGAGGGCGTGCCAGCCGAACCCGTCGTCGCCGCTCATCACGAAGTTGTGCTCGACCGCCATGTCCTGCACGCCGTCGGTGTCGATGCCGTCGTTGTTGATGAGCGTGCCCATCAGGTTCGTCCACGACACGTGGATGCCCGACGACCGGATGTACAGCGTCTGCCACCACTGTGCGTTCCGGACGCCGATGCCGGAGACCGTGACGTCGGAGCTGTCGCGGAACCGGATCGCCATCGTCTTCGCGGTGCGCGAGGTGTCATCGCCGGCGTCGAGGATCCCACGGCCGAGCACCCGCACGCCGGTGACGCCGTCACCGTCGATGCGACCGTGCACCAGGGCGCCGGGAGCCAGGTAGATCGTCTGCCCGGACGTCGGGCGGATGACTCCGGCGTCGTGCTCGCCCGGGCCGAAGTACCGGACCGAGGGGTCGGCGGCGGACGGAACGGTCGTCTCGGCCGGTGTGACGAAGAGGAACAGCGCGCGAACGCCGGGCGTCTCGATCACGAGCGGGTGTGCGTCGCGGATCGTGAACGTGATGGTGGAACCGGAGCGGGTCGTCGCGATCGACAGCGTCCGTGGTGTCACGACGGGTGTGGCCGACGCGGCGAGGCCGGGCATGGTGACGCTGACGGTCGCCGTGCCGGTCCCCTTGGCGAACATCGCGACGTCGTGCGAGGTGCCGCTGACCGACTCGGCCCTGACCGGCACGGCCGTCCCGTTCGCCGAGACGGAGTGCGCGGTCGCGGCGGGCGAGGTGGGGTTCCCCGGGTTGGGCTGGATCGTGGCGGTGCCGGCGGTGACCGCTGACGCGGTGGCGGCGGTGTCCGCGACCGCAGCCGCGCCGTGCGGCCCGGACGTGCCGACGGCGGCGAGTGACAGCGCGATGACCGTCGCGATGGTGTGTGCGCGCAGGCGCATGGCGATCTCCCTTGATCGTTGTCGGTGTTGCAGGTGGGTCAGTAGACCTTCACGGCGCTCGCCGTGACGAACGGCGACCCGTTCGTGGCGGTCACGACGATGCGGAGCGAGTCGGTCCGCACCGGGGCGAGGTCGTGGACGCGATGCCGGTGCCGGTTGTCCGTGACGGTCTCGAGCTGCCGCCACGAGCCGTCGACGGACACCTCGATGCGGTAGTCACGGGCGAGCGTCGGGACGGCGTCCCAGTGGGTGCGGTGGTGGTGCAGGTTGATGAGGTCGGCGTCGACGTCGTCGTTCCACACGATCCGCACCTGGCGCACGTCGACCGGCTCCGTCCAGTCGAGTGTCAGGGCGGCTCGGCCGTCGCCGGCCTCGGACGACCACAGGTGCGGGCCGCCGAAGGGACGCTGGTACCCGTCGGCCACCCTGGAGGCCCGCCACGCGTCCGAAGCGCCGGCTGCGGTGAACGCGAAGGACCGTCCGCGCAGGGCGCGCGCTTCCCAGTCGGTCACCGGCTGGTCGGACTCCTCGGGGATGTGGTCGTCGAACTGCTCGTCGTCGGCCGTGCGGGCACGGAGGGCCAGCACCCCGTACGGGTGCCCGTCGGTCAGGACCAGGCGGACGCCCGGGGCACGACGGACGACGACGACCGCGTTGCACGGCTCCTCGGGACGGAACGCGAGGTCCACCACCGCTTCCCCGGATCCGGCAGTCACCGCAGCGGTGTGGGTGGCGACGTGCTCGATCGGGGCGTAGTTCTGCGGCTTGCCGGTCGTCCAGAGCTCGATCGTGAGCTCGGCCGCGGTGCCGTCGTCGACGACGGTCCGGAGCGCGAAGGAGCCGAGCACCGGGTCGGCCGGCAGGACGATCGCGACGTCGCGATCGAGTGCGAAGGTGTCGGCGGTCGCCCACGGGGTGGTGTCGATCGAGGTGAGTTCACTGCTCGCGGTGATCGTCGCCAGGCGGGCCAGGTCGGCACCGTCGACGGCCCGGACCCCGATGAGCGGGGCGTCCTCGCGGAGCAGCGTCTGCTGGAGCATCTCGACGTGGTCGTTGCCGAGCGTGCGGGGCGTCGTGGCGTGCCGGGCGACGAGGTGCGCGGCGGTGCCGGCGGCCTGGCCCTGGGTGGCGCACGTGGCCATCACCCGCGTGGAGCCGAATGCCACGTGCGACGCGGAGATGTTCCGGCCGGCGAAGAGCAGGTTCGCGACGTCCGCGGAGTAGAGGGAGCGGAACGGGATGTCGTAGGTGCCGTCCGTGTACCGCTGCTGCGCGCCGGCGGTCTCGGCGTACACGCCCTCGACGGGGTGCAGGTCGATCGACCAGCCGCCGAACGCCACCGCGTCGGGGAAGGTCCGCTGCGACAGCAGGTCCTGCTGGGTGAGCGTGTGGTCGCCGATGAACCGGCGGTACTCCCGTTTGCCGGGGATCGCACCCACCCAGTCGAGCGTGAGGGTCTCGGCGTCGAAGGCGCCGGAGTTCTTGATGTGGTCCCAGATCCCGTAGACGACGCCCCACAGCTCGTCGCGGATCCGCTCGTTCTCGGTGACGGTGTCGAGCGCACCGCCCCACTCGATCCACCAGTAGTTGCAGCCGTTGTCCCCGGTCTTGATGGCCCGGTTGGCCAGGATCGGTGTCGTCCTCAGGTCGACGGCGATCGACGGTGGCACGAACTTCTCGGGCCGGCCGGTGTCGTGCGTCGAGAAGAAGATCGAGCTCCCGAGCAGTTCGTCGTCGGGCTGTTCCGGCGCCCACGCCTCCCCGTGTTCGGCGCGTCCCTCGCGGCCGATCCGGAACGACGCCCCGGCGAGTGCGCCGACGAGGCCGTCGCCCGTGCAGTCGAGGAACACCGGTGCGGTGAAGGTCGTCTCGATCTCGGACCCCATCGTCCACCCCGTGACGGAGGTGATCCGGGTGGCGCCGTCGTCGTCGGCGGTCGTGACGGTGCGCACGTCGGTGTTGAGGTGCAGGTGCACGTTCGGTTCGGCACGCACGAGGTCGAGCACGACCTGGTCCCAGTAGACCGCGTTGCCCTGCGGGTTCCGGTACTGGTTCTCGAGGAAGAGCTCCCCCATGATCCCGGTCTCGCGGGCGAACCGATGGGTTCCGTGCGCGGTCGCCCCGACCACCCACACCCGGATCTCGCTCGAGGAGTTCCCGCCGAGGACGGGACGGTTGGTGACGAGGGCGACGCTGGAGCCGAGGCGTGCGGCGGCGACCGCGGCGCACACGCCGGCGAGACCGCCTCCGACGACCACGACGTCGTGGTGCTGTTCACGGGACTGCATGGCGGTGACGGTATCACTCTCTGGCGCATCCTTCCCACTGTGTGGCAAAGTATGCCCGGCAAGTGCTATCGTCAACGAACTCTCGACAACGAAGTGTGAGGTCACCCCATGAGCGACGGAACCCGAACGCGCACGAGCGCGGACGCCGCCGGCCCCCCGGACGTCCAGGCAGCACTGGGCGACGACGCGCGCCGACAGGGCATGCGGAAGGTGATCGTCGCCGCGGGCGTCGGCCACTTCGTCGAGTGGTTCGACTTCGGCCTCTACGGCACCCTGGCCACGGTCATCTCGCTGTACTTCTTCAAGCAGGGCGACCCCCAGGTGGCGTTGCTCTCCGCGTTCGCCGTGTTCGGTGCCGGCTTCGTGATGCGCCCGCTCGGCGGTCTGTTCTGGGGCTCGCTCGGGGACCGGGTCGGCCGGAAGACCACGCTCGCGACGGTCATCCTCATCACGAGCGGAGCGACGGCCGTGATGGGCATCCTGCCGACCTACCAGAGCGTCGGGCTGCTCGCACCGATCCTGCTCGTGCTGGTCCGGCTCGTGCAGGGCTTCGCCGCCGGTGGTGAAGGTGCCGGCGCGACGACGCTCCTGGCCGAGTTCGCGCCCTCGAACCGACGGGGCTTCGTGACGAGCTTCATCGACGTCTTCGGGTTCGCGGCCTTCATAGTCGGTGGCGGGCTGGTGTTCCTGTTCACCGCGCTCGCGGGCGACGACGCGCTCGAGACGTGGGGGTGGCGCGTCCTGTTCCTCATCGCGGTCCCGCTCGGACTGGTCGGCCTGTACCTCCGCAACCGGCTCGAGGACACCCCCGAGTTCCGCGCACTCAAGGCGAAGGGCGAGGTCGCGGCGAACCCGTTGCGTCGCTCGCTCCGCACCGGCTGGAAGGCCCTGCTGTTCTGCATCGGCTTCGTCGTCCTCAAGGCGGTCGGCCACTGGATCCTGCAGACCTTCATGCCGTCGTACCTGCAGGCCGACCTCGGGTACTCGCCGCTGGTGTCGTACGGGGTCGTCGTGATCGGCTTCCTCGTGATCGCGGGACTCGTGCCGTTCTTCGGCCTGCTGTCGGACCGGATCGGCCGGAAGCCCGTCATGCTCGCCGGTTGCACCGGCTTCCTGGTGCTGACCTACCCGACGCTGATGCTCATGGACGCCGGCAACTTCTGGGCGGCCGCGGCCGCGATGGTGCTGCTCGGCCTGTTCATGGCGGCGTTCGACGGTGCCGTCAGCGCGGCGATGGCCGAACTGTTCCCGACCGCGATCCGCTACGGGTCGATGGGCATCGCCTACAACATCAGCGTCGCGCTCTTCGGTGGCATCACGCCGTACTTCGCCACGTGGCTCATCAGTGCCACGGGCAACACGTTCGCGCCCGCCTTCTACGTCATGGCGGCTGCGGCGATCACGGGGATCACCGTGCTGCGGGCCCGTGAGACGAACAAGCAGGGCCTCGTCGCCCGGTGAGGAACACGACAGCGGGCATGGGGTGACCTGCCAGGCGCATCCCATGTCCGTCGTGCGCGCGCCGGTTATGGTTTCCTGGTGAGCAACGAACCCGAGCAGACGACCGAGCCCGCACACCGCGGTGCCGCGACGCCGCGCCACGGGCGCCAGAAGCGACGGGCCGGCGTCGTGTTCCCCGCGGTGGCGGGCGTGCTCACCATGGCCCTCCTGCTGTGCGGCGGGTACGCGGCGTACGCGTACCACCAGCTGTCCGACGGCGTCACGATCGTCAACGCGATCACCGGCGGCAAGGACAAGAAGGACGACGTCGACGGCACGGCGCAGAACATCCTGCTCGTCGGCGACGACCACCGACCGGACAACGCCACCCCGGAGCAGCTCGCCGAGCTCAGCACCGAGGAGGACGGTGGCGCGACGAACACCGACACGATGATCGTGCTGCACATCAACGCCGACGGCAGCCAGGCGACGATGATCTCGTTCCCCCGCGACTCGTACGTGGACATCCCGGACGTCGGCAAGGGCAAGCTCAACAGCGCGTTCTACTACGGCACGCTCAACGGCGGTGGGGACACCGGCGGTGCGAAGATGCTCATCAAGACCATCGAGAACCTGAGCGGGCTGCAGATCGACCACTACGTCCGGGTCTCGCTGCTCGGTTTCTACCAGGTCGTGAAGGAACTCGGGCCGGTGGAGGTGTGCCTCAACCAAGCCGCGAACGATCCGTTCTCCGGGGTGAACCTGCCGGCGGGCAAGTCCTCGCTGGACGCGAAGGAGGCGTTGTCCTTCGTGCGACAGCGCCACGGGCTGCCGAACGGTGACCTGGACCGCAACATCCGGCAGCAGTACTTCCTGTCCCAGGAGGCCCGGAAGGTCACGTCGGCGGGCACGCTGCTCAACCCGGTGAAGATGGGCAACATCCTGCAGGCCGTCGGGGGATCGATCCAGACCGACACCAACCTGATCGACCTCGCGTCGCAGATGGCGAACCTCCGGCCCGCGAACATCCAGTCGGCCACGATCCCGACCCTCGGGACCCCGACGATCTCCGTCAACGGATCGCCGCTCTCCATCGTCGAGGTGGACACCGTCGGTCTGCCGGCCTTCGTGCAGGGTCTGGTCGGTGAGCCCGAGGCCTACACCGCTGCCGGTCCGGCGCAACCGGCGAACACGTCGGTCACCGTGCTGAACGGCAGCGGCGTGCAGGGAGCGGCCACCGCCGCCGGTCAGGTCCTGACGGCTCGCGGCTTCCAGGTCGCGCCGGCCGGGTCCTCGCCCACCACGAAGGTCACGCAGGTGCAGTACCCGGCCGGCCAGGAGTCGCAGGCGAAGGCCGTCGCGGCCGTCGTGCCGGGTGCCGTCGCCGTCCGGACCAACACGGTCACCGGCGTCACACTGGTGCTCGGCACCGACGGCAAGACCGCGAAGCCGGTCGCGACCGAGCCGAGCGCGGCCCCCTCGACGCCGGCGGACACCGGCTCGGGCTCGAAGCCGGCGGAGCAGCCCGCGAAGGAACCGTCGCCGAAGTCGACCGACGTGCACAACTACGGCACCGAGGGCACCTGCATCAACTGATGGGAACCGGCCAGGCGGGGCGTCGGTAGGTTCGTGGAGTGACCAGCGCCGCACGCCCGATCGTCCTGATGACCTACAACATCAAGAACCCGGACCCCGCGCACGACTGGCCGGCCCGCCTGCCGGTCGTGCTCGACGTGATCCGCCGGCACGACCCCGACCTGCTCTGTGTGCAGGAGGCGTTCGGGCACCAGATGGACGACCTGCGCGCCGGGCTACCCGACCACGCCGACGTCGGGCAGGGGCGCGAGGGCGGCGACGCCGGGGAGCACGCGGCCGTCTTCTACCGCCGCGACCGGTTCCGCCCGTCGGACGAGGGATCGTTCTGGCTGTCGGACACCCCGGACGAGCCGGTCTCGAACACCTGGGGCAGCCTGTACCCGCGGATCGCGAACCACGCCCGGTTCCTCGACGCCGAGGGGCCCGCGTTCACCCTGCTCACCACCCACCTCGACCACGAGCCCGGACCCCACGGTGACGAGGTCCGGGGCCGGAGCGCCGCCCTGATCGTGGAACGGCTCGCCGGGGACACCGGTCCGGTCGTCTTCGCGGGCGACTGCAACGAGCCCGCGGGGAGCGGCACCGCGTCGAGGGTGTTCTCGGAGGCCGGGTTCGCCGATGCCTGGCTGACCGCGGGGGATCCGTCCGACCGGACCGCGACGTTCAACGACTGGCAGCCGCCGGTCGACTCCGGGGAACGGATCGACTGGGTGCTCACCCGCGGCGTCAGCGGCGTGGACCGCGTCGTGATCGACCACGACGGCCCGGAGGCCTGGTTCGCCAGCGACCACTTCCCGGTGGTGGCGACCCTGCGCGTCTGACCCGCGTCAGCAGCTCCGGCGTGCGTGGACGGGCATCGGGGACCCGATCACCGTGACCGTCGTGTCGTTCGTCAGTGCGGACACCCCGTTCGTGCCGGTGTCCGTGGCGTCCTGGGCGTCGTCGTCCGTCGCGGGCGCCGCGTCCCAGCCCTGCCGCAGCAGGAGCTGCCAGGCGCGGGAGTCGTCGGAGCCGTAGGACACCCGGTGCGACCGGGGTGCGTCGGCGATCTGCTCGTCGAGGTCGTCGCCCACCTGGACGCCGTCGGGGCCGGTCAACTCGATCCGGGCACCCGAGCGGCTGCGCACCGAGTCACGCAGGATCCGGACCTCGACGGCGTTGCCCGCTCGGGCGTCGGAGCGCAGGGCGGCCACGCGGAGGGCGCCGCCCCAGGTGTACGTGGTGCTGGCAGGGAAGCACGCCCCGCCGTCGCCCTCGGCGGTCTGTGTGCGCGAGGGGGTGCCGAGCAGGCGGTTCAGCACGCTCACGGTGAGTCCGGAGTCGCGCATCGAGGACTTCACCACGGTGTCGTCGCCGTTCCGGAGCACCAGGGCCTCGGCGTCGAGCTCGATCGAGTCCACCCGGCGGAGTTCCGCCTTCGTCACGTGCACCGGAGCGGCGTCGTGCGAGGTCTCGGCGGCCACGGCGACGTCCGCCCCGAGCCCGGTGGTGCCGTCGAACGCGAGCGCACCGGCCGTGAAGGCCAGCACGGCGGCGCCGAGCGCCAGCAGGGTCCGAGGAGTCACCGTTCGACGGTAGGGCCTCGACCGGGACAGAGCGACAGGTGTTACCGAATCGGAGCCTGCCCGTCACCGGACCGTGACAAACGAGGATCGCGCACCTGCGGCCCTGGAACGGGGCGGCCAGCGGGCGCAGGCCGCTCCGCGCAACGGGGGACAGCCTCCTGGACGGCCCGCAGCGACCCCCTGCGTACCGTCGGCGGCATGACGGACCAGCAGAACGACCAGACCGGGCCTGACCAGTACGTGATGCAGGACCCCACGAAGATGTACGCCGACAAGAAGCCCGACGAGCAGTACCTCGAGGGTGCCGGTACCGACGCGGAGATGGCGCAGAACGTCCCCGCCGACCACGGTGAGGACACCTACCGCGGCTCGGGTCGTCTGACCGGCCGCAAGGCGCTCGTCACCGGTGGCGACTCCGGCATCGGTGCCGCCGTCGCCATCGCCTACGCCCGCGAGGGTGCGGACGTCGCGATCTCGTACCTGCCCGAGGAGCAGGAGGACGCCGACCGCATCGTCGCGCTCATCGAGGCCGCCGGACGCAAGGCCGTCGCGCTGCCGGGTGACATCACCTCGCTCGAGGTCTGCGAGCAGCTCGTGGCCGACGCGGTCGAGCAGCTCGGTGGCCTCGACATCCTGGTGAACAACGCCGGCAAGCAGCAGAACGTCGACGACATCACCAAGATCTCCGACGAGGAGTTCGACGAGACCTTCAAGACGAACGCCTACGCGACGTTCCGGATCACGAAGGCCGCCGTGCCGCACCTGCAGCCCGGCTCCACGATCATCAACACGACGTCGATCCAGGCGTACGCCCCGTCGCCGCACCTGGTGCACTACGCGGCCACGAAGGCGACCGTGAACAACCTGGCGAAGGGCCTGGCGGCGCAGCTGGCACCGAAGGGGATCCGCGTCAACGCGGTCGCCCCCGGCCCGATCTGGACGCCGCTGCAGCCGGCCGGTGGCCAGCCGCCGGAGGCGCTGCCGAGCGCTGGCGAGCAGACCTACCTGGGTCGCTGGGGGCAGCCCGCCGAGCTCGCGCCGGCCTACGTGTTCCTGGCGAGCGGTGAGTCGTCGTAC
Encoded here:
- a CDS encoding FAD-dependent oxidoreductase; its protein translation is MQSREQHHDVVVVGGGLAGVCAAVAAARLGSSVALVTNRPVLGGNSSSEIRVWVVGATAHGTHRFARETGIMGELFLENQYRNPQGNAVYWDQVVLDLVRAEPNVHLHLNTDVRTVTTADDDGATRITSVTGWTMGSEIETTFTAPVFLDCTGDGLVGALAGASFRIGREGRAEHGEAWAPEQPDDELLGSSIFFSTHDTGRPEKFVPPSIAVDLRTTPILANRAIKTGDNGCNYWWIEWGGALDTVTENERIRDELWGVVYGIWDHIKNSGAFDAETLTLDWVGAIPGKREYRRFIGDHTLTQQDLLSQRTFPDAVAFGGWSIDLHPVEGVYAETAGAQQRYTDGTYDIPFRSLYSADVANLLFAGRNISASHVAFGSTRVMATCATQGQAAGTAAHLVARHATTPRTLGNDHVEMLQQTLLREDAPLIGVRAVDGADLARLATITASSELTSIDTTPWATADTFALDRDVAIVLPADPVLGSFALRTVVDDGTAAELTIELWTTGKPQNYAPIEHVATHTAAVTAGSGEAVVDLAFRPEEPCNAVVVVRRAPGVRLVLTDGHPYGVLALRARTADDEQFDDHIPEESDQPVTDWEARALRGRSFAFTAAGASDAWRASRVADGYQRPFGGPHLWSSEAGDGRAALTLDWTEPVDVRQVRIVWNDDVDADLINLHHHRTHWDAVPTLARDYRIEVSVDGSWRQLETVTDNRHRHRVHDLAPVRTDSLRIVVTATNGSPFVTASAVKVY
- a CDS encoding MFS transporter; translation: MSDGTRTRTSADAAGPPDVQAALGDDARRQGMRKVIVAAGVGHFVEWFDFGLYGTLATVISLYFFKQGDPQVALLSAFAVFGAGFVMRPLGGLFWGSLGDRVGRKTTLATVILITSGATAVMGILPTYQSVGLLAPILLVLVRLVQGFAAGGEGAGATTLLAEFAPSNRRGFVTSFIDVFGFAAFIVGGGLVFLFTALAGDDALETWGWRVLFLIAVPLGLVGLYLRNRLEDTPEFRALKAKGEVAANPLRRSLRTGWKALLFCIGFVVLKAVGHWILQTFMPSYLQADLGYSPLVSYGVVVIGFLVIAGLVPFFGLLSDRIGRKPVMLAGCTGFLVLTYPTLMLMDAGNFWAAAAAMVLLGLFMAAFDGAVSAAMAELFPTAIRYGSMGIAYNISVALFGGITPYFATWLISATGNTFAPAFYVMAAAAITGITVLRARETNKQGLVAR
- a CDS encoding LCP family protein — protein: MSNEPEQTTEPAHRGAATPRHGRQKRRAGVVFPAVAGVLTMALLLCGGYAAYAYHQLSDGVTIVNAITGGKDKKDDVDGTAQNILLVGDDHRPDNATPEQLAELSTEEDGGATNTDTMIVLHINADGSQATMISFPRDSYVDIPDVGKGKLNSAFYYGTLNGGGDTGGAKMLIKTIENLSGLQIDHYVRVSLLGFYQVVKELGPVEVCLNQAANDPFSGVNLPAGKSSLDAKEALSFVRQRHGLPNGDLDRNIRQQYFLSQEARKVTSAGTLLNPVKMGNILQAVGGSIQTDTNLIDLASQMANLRPANIQSATIPTLGTPTISVNGSPLSIVEVDTVGLPAFVQGLVGEPEAYTAAGPAQPANTSVTVLNGSGVQGAATAAGQVLTARGFQVAPAGSSPTTKVTQVQYPAGQESQAKAVAAVVPGAVAVRTNTVTGVTLVLGTDGKTAKPVATEPSAAPSTPADTGSGSKPAEQPAKEPSPKSTDVHNYGTEGTCIN
- a CDS encoding endonuclease/exonuclease/phosphatase family protein produces the protein MTSAARPIVLMTYNIKNPDPAHDWPARLPVVLDVIRRHDPDLLCVQEAFGHQMDDLRAGLPDHADVGQGREGGDAGEHAAVFYRRDRFRPSDEGSFWLSDTPDEPVSNTWGSLYPRIANHARFLDAEGPAFTLLTTHLDHEPGPHGDEVRGRSAALIVERLAGDTGPVVFAGDCNEPAGSGTASRVFSEAGFADAWLTAGDPSDRTATFNDWQPPVDSGERIDWVLTRGVSGVDRVVIDHDGPEAWFASDHFPVVATLRV
- a CDS encoding SDR family oxidoreductase, whose product is MTDQQNDQTGPDQYVMQDPTKMYADKKPDEQYLEGAGTDAEMAQNVPADHGEDTYRGSGRLTGRKALVTGGDSGIGAAVAIAYAREGADVAISYLPEEQEDADRIVALIEAAGRKAVALPGDITSLEVCEQLVADAVEQLGGLDILVNNAGKQQNVDDITKISDEEFDETFKTNAYATFRITKAAVPHLQPGSTIINTTSIQAYAPSPHLVHYAATKATVNNLAKGLAAQLAPKGIRVNAVAPGPIWTPLQPAGGQPPEALPSAGEQTYLGRWGQPAELAPAYVFLASGESSYVVGETLHVDGGMPTP